From a region of the Salvelinus sp. IW2-2015 unplaced genomic scaffold, ASM291031v2 Un_scaffold2430, whole genome shotgun sequence genome:
- the LOC139025255 gene encoding S-antigen protein-like, whose protein sequence is MTRAARHDYTRHDLEEGNSLTQGDNKQGRRAAGFRGSKIPRPERGNTWSPGSKGTKRKRPGYYTFRRRHGERKEEKKNREKKAKQQGQPSHITTGHENNPKENGQSAGLRKEGKGTTAAASPARKDQAQRRENMRNAQREETKTEKNKRGPSRKKKRKDNNAKKQARTTKGADQDNGRNTRHRATIRGAAKRTHKEKEHTGSPRKRRIDSRKAEGQQTNEETAGAGDQAQTRREERWERVRGPQSTTRGPDEAHRRNQPIQPRVKRSHRKRKSAEGDADKSERRPATSAKEKPDGDIQDARPRQQGGPPTRDHHKQETEGPGNTGRTETG, encoded by the exons ATGACCAGAGCTGCGAGACACGACTATACGAGACATGATTTAGAAGAAGGAAACTCCCTGACACAGGGAGACAACAAACAAGGGCGGCGGGCAGCAGGCTTCAGAGGGTCGAAAATACCGAGGCCCGAGAGAGGCAACACGTGGAGCCCGGGGTCAAAAGGCACAAAGAGGAAGAGGCCAGGCTACTACACCTTCAGACGCAGacatggagagaggaaggaagaaaagaaaaacagagaaaaaaaggCAAAGCAACAAGGGCAACCATCCCACATCACAACCGGACACGAGAACAACCCCAAGGAGAACGGCCAGAGCGCCGGCCTACGGAAAGAAGGAAAAGGCACAACCGCCGCGGCCTCCCCGGCGAGAAAGGACCAGGCGCAGCGACGAGAGAACATGCGCAACGCACAGCG GGaagaaacaaagacagagaagaaCAAGCGCGGACCTTCGAGAAAAAAAAAACGGAAGGACAACAACGCGAAGAAGCAAGCAAGAACTACAAAAGGGGCCGACCAAGATAACGGGCGCAACACCCGCCACCGGGCCACTATCCGCGGAGCGGCCAAAAGGACGCATAAAGAAAAAGAGCACACAGGGAGCCCCCGAAAAAGACGCATTGACAGCAGGAAAGCCGAGGGACAGCAAACTAACGAAGAGACGGCGGGAGCGGGGGACCAGGCCCAGACAAGACgtgaagagagatgggagagggtgagggggccCCAAAGTACTACCCGAGGCCCAGACGAGGCACACCGGCGAAACCAGCCCATACAGCCGCGGGTCAAAAGGAGTCACCGAAAAAGGAAGAGCGCCGAAGGGGACGCGGACAAAAGCGAAAGGCGACCGGCCACATCCGCAAAGGAAAAGCCTGACGGAGACATCCAAGACGCGAGGCCGAGACAGCAAGGCGGACCACCAACGCGAGACCACCACAAGCAAGAAACAGAAGGCCCAGGAAACACGGGGAGGACGGAGACAGGATAA